A portion of the Choristoneura fumiferana chromosome 20, NRCan_CFum_1, whole genome shotgun sequence genome contains these proteins:
- the LOC141439064 gene encoding uncharacterized protein, with amino-acid sequence MYVFKYRRVCHVHFEDKYYLGSKMLTNIAVPTMHLKGAVENKENTNQPNTQTAVNAGASTSDQGLLPDECKHTADFILFMDSLFDSLNGSFTNSAKRSGKPLLQALTPRRDEAEMEPLLRA; translated from the exons ATGTATGTCTTCAAGTACCGCCGAGTTTGCCATGTACATTTTGAAGATAAGTACTATCTCGGCAGCAAAATGCTCACTAATATTGCAGTACCTACTATGCATTTGAAAG GTGCagttgaaaataaagaaaataccaaCCAACCCAATACTCAAACTGCTGTTAATGCAGGAGCTTCAACATcag ATCAAGGGCTGTTACCCGATGAATGCAAGCACACAGCGGATTTTATCCTATTTATGGATAGTCTGTTTGACTCATTAAATGGCAGCTTTACAAATTCAGCCAAGAGAAGCGGCAAGCCCTTGCTACAAGCATTGACTCCCAG GAGAGATGAAGCAGAAATGGAGCCCTTGCTGAGGGCCTGA